In one Thermodesulfobacteriota bacterium genomic region, the following are encoded:
- a CDS encoding response regulator transcription factor yields MSGDKILIVDDEKDILELIGYNLEKEGYKIIKALSGETALRSSRSENPDLILLDLMLPGIDGLDVLKKLKKDAKTMHIPTILLTAKGEEADIVAGLELGADDYITKPFSPRVLLARIRAALRRQKEETVDLQSVIHIHDLEIHPGRRSVSVKGSPVELTFTEFQILFLLARRPGWVFTRSQIVDGIRGDDYPVTDRSVDVQIVGLRKKLGPLGKYIETVRGVGYRFKDIS; encoded by the coding sequence ATGTCCGGAGATAAAATCCTTATTGTGGATGACGAAAAAGATATACTGGAACTGATCGGTTATAATTTAGAAAAAGAAGGTTATAAAATCATAAAAGCCCTGTCCGGTGAAACGGCATTAAGGAGCTCACGGTCGGAAAATCCGGATCTTATTTTGCTCGATCTGATGCTTCCGGGTATAGACGGTCTGGACGTACTGAAAAAACTAAAAAAAGATGCAAAAACAATGCATATCCCCACCATACTGCTCACCGCAAAAGGGGAGGAAGCCGATATTGTTGCCGGTCTCGAACTCGGGGCAGACGATTACATCACCAAACCCTTTTCCCCGCGAGTTCTTCTGGCCAGAATTCGTGCTGCCCTCAGAAGACAAAAGGAAGAAACAGTCGATTTGCAGTCTGTGATTCACATCCACGATCTTGAAATCCATCCAGGCAGGCGGAGTGTATCAGTCAAAGGAAGCCCCGTGGAGCTGACCTTTACCGAATTTCAAATCCTGTTCCTGCTTGCCCGGCGGCCTGGATGGGTATTTACCCGTTCGCAGATTGTGGATGGTATTAGAGGTGATGATTATCCGGTTACCGACCGAAGCGTGGATGTCCAAATTGTAGGACTTAGAAAAAAACTCGGTCCTTTAGGAAAGTATATAGAGACAGTCAGAGGGGTCGGTTACAGGTTCAAGGATATTTCATGA
- the phoU gene encoding phosphate signaling complex protein PhoU, whose protein sequence is MTKHFHRELEKIKKKILSLGAMVEENVRMAIKAIEEFDGEISQKIIASDHEIDEMEVEVEEECLKIIALHQPVAVDLRFLVAVIKINNDLERIGDQAVNIAQRVKTITKKEGSDFIFDYSVMAEKAETMLKMSLDALVNMDDDLALKVLVLDDEVDAKKEEAYRLIKTAISQHPDKVSYLINLLLISRHLERLADHATNIAEEVIYMIEGEIVRHGKL, encoded by the coding sequence ATGACAAAGCACTTTCATAGAGAGCTGGAAAAAATTAAGAAAAAGATACTTTCTTTAGGGGCAATGGTGGAAGAAAACGTTCGAATGGCCATCAAAGCCATTGAGGAATTTGATGGCGAGATTTCGCAAAAGATCATTGCCTCTGACCATGAAATCGACGAGATGGAAGTTGAAGTCGAAGAAGAATGTCTGAAAATAATTGCCCTGCATCAGCCGGTGGCCGTTGATCTTCGATTTCTGGTGGCGGTGATAAAGATCAACAATGACCTTGAAAGAATAGGAGACCAGGCGGTAAATATCGCCCAAAGAGTGAAGACGATCACCAAAAAAGAAGGATCTGATTTTATCTTCGACTATTCCGTCATGGCTGAAAAAGCGGAAACCATGCTTAAAATGAGTTTGGATGCCCTGGTAAACATGGATGATGATCTCGCACTTAAAGTGCTGGTATTGGATGACGAAGTGGATGCAAAAAAAGAAGAGGCATATCGTTTGATAAAAACAGCCATTTCGCAACATCCTGATAAGGTCAGTTATCTGATTAACCTGCTTCTTATTTCGCGGCACCTGGAACGTCTGGCGGACCATGCCACCAATATTGCAGAAGAGGTCATTTATATGATAGAAGGTGAAATTGTACGGCACGGAAAACTATAG